Proteins found in one Cricetulus griseus strain 17A/GY chromosome X, alternate assembly CriGri-PICRH-1.0, whole genome shotgun sequence genomic segment:
- the LOC103163754 gene encoding uncharacterized protein LOC103163754 isoform X2 produces the protein MPQSDLQECGFSQLKKGWSFLKITCTVSSYWSQTRGDLPASASQELGLRDRSQPHGTSQRSARILLLDICKSASMILNQSTNHLMITHSKVTEIQKDKYDQERMDTPKLQTKWTSLKLKYLEQSDPEHITNEGLLINYINNELKLTHCKSYDLGYPISEDAYHFVLTLF, from the exons ATGCCTCAAAGTGATCTTCAAGAGTGTGGTTTCTCACA GTTGAAGAAGGGGTGGTCTTTCCTCAAAATTACATGTACCGTTTCTTcatactggtctcaaactcgaggagatctgcctgcctctgcctcccaggagctgggTTTAAG AGACAGGTCACAACCTCATGGTACCTCACAAAGATCTGCAAGAATACTACTTCTCGATATATGCAAAAGTGCCTCTATGATCCTGAATCAGTCTACAAACCACCTCATG ATCACCCACAGTAAGGTAACCGagatccagaaagataaatatg ACCAAGAAAGGATGGACACTCCCAAACTGCAGACAAAGTGGACGTCATTGAAGCTGAAGTATCT AGAGCAGAGTGACCCTGAGCATATCACGAATGAAGGCTTGCTGATAAACTATATCAATAATGAACTGAAGCTAACACACTGCAAATCATATGATCTTGGATATCCAATCAGTGAAGATGCCTACCATTTTGTCCTCACACTTTTTTGA